A genome region from Deltaproteobacteria bacterium RIFCSPHIGHO2_02_FULL_44_16 includes the following:
- a CDS encoding signal peptidase II codes for MTLSRKYKFLFLITPIVLFLDQLTKWLVVKEIPYSSRIPIIPGYFDLVHFRNRGAAFGMLSELPDHIRPFFFYGIAVVAVIVLFFYFRSLKGEEKLMPITLSLILGGIFGNILDRLRYGDVVDFLSFHFQEKIIRGVYLEWPAFNVADSAITVAMMLLIVSTLKTKGSHDRQKS; via the coding sequence ATGACACTATCCCGCAAATATAAGTTTCTTTTTTTGATAACGCCGATTGTCCTTTTTTTGGATCAACTGACCAAATGGCTTGTAGTCAAAGAGATACCCTATAGTTCCCGTATTCCGATCATTCCAGGCTATTTTGATCTCGTTCATTTTCGCAATCGAGGCGCTGCGTTTGGTATGCTTTCTGAACTTCCTGATCACATTCGTCCTTTCTTTTTTTATGGTATTGCTGTCGTTGCGGTCATTGTTTTGTTCTTTTATTTTCGATCGCTCAAGGGAGAGGAAAAGTTGATGCCTATAACGCTTTCACTGATTTTGGGTGGAATTTTTGGAAATATTCTCGATCGACTTCGTTACGGCGATGTCGTCGATTTTCTCTCCTTTCATTTTCAAGAGAAAATAATTCGAGGCGTCTATCTTGAATGGCCGGCATTTAATGTAGCTGATAGCGCAATTACGGTGGCGATGATGTTGTTAATTGTGTCAACGCTCAAAACAAAAGGGAGTCATGATCGGCAAAAAAGTTGA
- a CDS encoding repressor LexA produces the protein MTIAPKVVDPYHIDILRRFYRANRRLPSYGEMTRLFGYQSKNAAFRFAQKLITEGYLEKDKSGRLIPKGDRLGIPLAGFVQAGFPSPAEEELIDTLSLDEFLIDKPEASFLLKVNGDSMVDAGILEGDLVIIERGKPARSGDIILAHIDNEWTLKYFQKRGTSVELIPANPKYPVLRPRMELKLGGIVKAVIRKY, from the coding sequence ATGACCATTGCGCCAAAAGTAGTAGATCCTTATCACATCGACATTTTACGACGATTTTATCGAGCCAATCGAAGGCTCCCGAGTTACGGCGAAATGACGCGTCTCTTTGGATATCAATCCAAAAACGCTGCTTTTCGCTTTGCTCAAAAATTGATCACTGAAGGTTATCTTGAAAAAGATAAAAGTGGGAGACTCATTCCAAAGGGAGACCGGCTTGGTATCCCCCTCGCAGGTTTCGTCCAAGCCGGTTTCCCCTCTCCTGCCGAAGAAGAACTCATTGATACTCTTTCGCTCGATGAATTTCTCATCGACAAACCCGAAGCTTCTTTTCTTCTCAAAGTAAATGGCGACTCGATGGTCGATGCTGGAATTCTTGAAGGCGATCTCGTCATCATCGAACGAGGAAAACCGGCACGAAGTGGTGACATCATTCTTGCCCACATTGATAACGAATGGACACTGAAATATTTTCAAAAACGGGGAACAAGCGTGGAACTTATTCCCGCAAATCCAAAATATCCAGTCTTGCGGCCACGAATGGAGTTGAAACTGGGTGGCATTGTGAAAGCGGTAATAAGGAAATATTAG